The following coding sequences lie in one Lepeophtheirus salmonis chromosome 11, UVic_Lsal_1.4, whole genome shotgun sequence genomic window:
- the LOC121126008 gene encoding leukocyte elastase inhibitor, which produces MSQPSATKEVSIIAKGSVKFGFDLFNKVLNPEENAIFSSYSVASVLSMASMGAKGNTLKELKEVLNLPDDDQVLKTAYSIISSVTKSDENIKLEIANGIFPSTQVDLNQQFLNDSRKYFLSEVEATNFMDTDAAIKKLNKWVSNKTHDKIMDMFAEGSIDPYTVSILVNAIYFKGNWLEKFDSTLTSNKPFYVSPNKTVQVPTMFKNMEFASEYVEDLKCTICALPYQGERMTMYILLPKERFGLPDVEAKLSSDAFDPSILDKITRKDEKPLHLPKFKIESTHDIKAGLELQGVSDLFNRTCDLSGVAGAPGDIYVSKVIQKAMIEVNEEGSEAAAATAMQMVPCCLIIKEPVVVDHPFAFMIKDNSTGLILFSGRVVNPLC; this is translated from the coding sequence atgtcTCAACCAAGTGCCACAAAAGAAGTTAGCATCATTGCTAAAGGATCCGTCAAGTTTGGATTCGACTTATTCAACAAAGTGCTTAATCCTGAAGAAAATGCAATCTTTTCGAGCTATAGTGTGGCAAGTGTTTTGTCCATGGCGAGTATGGGAGCCAAAGGGAACACTCTGAAGGAGTTGAAAGAAGTGCTTAATTTACCAGATGATGATCAAGTTTTAAAAACTGCTTATTCAATCATATCTTCAGTTACAAAATCTGATGAGAACATCAAGCTCGAAATTGCTAATGGCATTTTCCCTTCAACTCAAGTGGACCTCAATCAGCAATTCTTAAATGACTCCAGGAAGTACTTTTTGTCTGAAGTTGAAGCCACAAACTTCATGGACACGGATGCAGCTATAAAGAAATTGAACAAATGGGTATCAAACAAAACACATGACAAAATTATGGACATGTTTGCTGAAGGCTCAATTGATCCATATACTGTAAGTATTTTAGTCAatgctatatattttaaaggaaactGGTTGGAAAAGTTTGATTCAACTCTCACGTCAAACAAACCATTCTATGTATCACCAAATAAAACTGTACAAGTTCCAACCATGTTTAAAAACATGGAATTTGCATCTGAATATGTTGAAGATTTGAAATGCACAATATGTGCTCTACCATATCAAGGTGAACGAATGACCATGTATATTCTTCTCCCCAAAGAACGATTCGGACTCCCAGACGTCGAGGCAAAGTTATCTTCGGATGCATTTGATCCTTCCATACTTGATAAAATTACACGCAAGGATGAGAAGCCTTTACATTTACCCAAATTCAAGATTGAATCAACTCATGATATCAAAGCAGGTCTTGAGTTACAAGGAGTAAGCGACCTATTTAACCGGACGTGTGACTTATCAGGAGTAGCTGGTGCTCCCGGAGATATATATGTCtctaaagttattcaaaaagCAATGATTGAGGTTAATGAAGAAGGGAGCGAGGCCGCTGCGGCTACTGCTATGCAAATGGTTCCTTGTTGTTTGATAATAAAGGAGCCAGTTGTAGTGGATCATCCATTTGCATTTATGATCAAGGATAATTCAACTGGACTAATTCTATTTTCTGGAAGAGTCGTAAATccattatgttaa